A stretch of DNA from Spirochaeta isovalerica:
ATCCAGGGTCAAGGACGACTATTTCGACCGGTCCTTCAAGCTGCTCCACATAGCCCATTCCGGTAATATACTGAGAAGCCAGAGGCGCAATTCCATAAGGACGAAAGCGGAATTTCCCGTTACTATTTTTCCTCTCCAGGATTTGAGCCAGGTGGACAATGTTATTATGTCCGAAGGTGGTTTCAGAGGGGAGATGCAGGATATCTCTGAAGATGGCGCATCTCTGATAATCGGGGGGAAGGGAAAGGAGGGGTTGCTTCTCAAGCTTCAGTTTCAGCTTTCCGATTCCATTCTGGTCGTCTGCGGGGTCATACGGTATTTCGAGTACAATCCCGATCAGGAAAGATCCATTCTCCATCTTCAGTTCACGCGCCCCGATGATGAGACGCGGAATAAAATACTCTCCTTTGTATACGATGTCCATCGTCGCAGGGAAAGAGAGGAGGGTGGCGATGATCTTGAACCGGTCATTGACGATGATGATGAAGGTCCTTATCCTGATGAGCCCCTTGATGAAGAAGCCGAATTGCTAGAGATGATTGAAGAGTCTGATGAAGATTAGTTCTCTTGATTTTTTTTATCAGTGAACTTACAAATTATTATAGAGAGATTAAGAAAAGGATAATTATATGAGAAAAATATTTTGGATTGCAGCCCTGACAATTCTGGTCTTTACAGGATGCGCTACAACAGAACCTCAGATG
This window harbors:
- a CDS encoding flagellar brake protein, with translation MWIAILLLVVIGAVTVLLVTGTGKQWREFYVRGADAGFSIGEMKMLRSAAEQAGLENPVSIFFSIDQLDHSISVLSNYVEDNGIEYTPEESALLRKLYDYRKTIEFNKPRYKSGLKHTIELKEGQPLKIALGKSGLFNSEILEIDENYLVISYPSGNTLPQGVTWRGQNLRVYFQKKNDASYYFESRVKDDYFDRSFKLLHIAHSGNILRSQRRNSIRTKAEFPVTIFPLQDLSQVDNVIMSEGGFRGEMQDISEDGASLIIGGKGKEGLLLKLQFQLSDSILVVCGVIRYFEYNPDQERSILHLQFTRPDDETRNKILSFVYDVHRRREREEGGDDLEPVIDDDDEGPYPDEPLDEEAELLEMIEESDED